GCGGCGGATCCGCACGCGCACGCGCATGCCGATGCGCACCTGGTCCGCCGCCACGTTCTGATTGCCTTCGACGCGGCTCATCATGCGAAAGCCATCGTCCAGATCGACCAGCACCACGTTGTACGGCGGTTCTCCCTTGGGATAGAGGTAGGTGACGGCGTGCACGGTGCCCTCGCCACGGCTCTCGCGCCACTGCAGATCGGCGCTGCCCGTGAAGGGACACAGAACACGGGGGTAGAACACGGCGCGCTGTGCCTTGGGGCTGTACTGGTAGGCCAGCACGCCTTCGTTGAGGCGCCGCTGGTAGGCCCCCATCGGAGACTCGATGGCGCCGGATGGCGATGTCATGCGTTTTCCTTTCTCTTTCTTCAGCTCTCGATGTGTTCTGCCGTGATCGCCCCCGAAGGGCAGCTGTTGACCGCCGCCATCGCCTGCGCGTACAGGTGCTCGGGAGGCTCTGCGATGCGCAGCTGGACGGCGCCATCCAGGTCCCGCTGATCGAACACCTCGGCGCTGGCCATGACGCACAGGCCGGCGCTGATGCACAAGTCCGGGTTTGCCGAGAGCCGCAGCCGGATCGCCGGGCGTGGCGTGGAGGGGGCCTGCGGCGTCATTCCAGCTTGATCGCGCTGTCCTTGATCACGCGACCCCAGGTGGTGTATTCGTTGTGGATGTATTGGCGCAGCTCTTCGCTGGTGCCGGGCTTGGGCACGGCGCCCATCGCGATCAGTTTTTCCTTCGTCTCCGCGCTCTCCAGCACCTTGTTCAGGGCGGTGTTGAGTTGCTGTAATTGCGGCTTGGGGATGCCGGCCGGCGCGAGAAAGCCCATCCAGCCGTAGGTGTGCACGTTCGGGAAGCCTGCCTCGGCGGCGGTGCCGACGTTGGGAAAACGGGGGCTTCGGGTTTCGCTGATGGAGCCGATCACGCGGATGCGGTCGTCCTGCAGATAGGCCTCGATGCTGGCCAGCACCGTGATGCCGATCGGCACGCGGCCCGCGACCACCTCGACCATCGCCGGCGCGTCGCCGCGGAACGGAATGTGCTCGATCTGCACCTTGGCATCGCTCTTGAGCAACTCGCCGACCAGGTGCGACGTGCCGCCGACGCCCGAGCTGGCGTAGGACAGCTTGCCAGGGCTCTGTCGCGCGGCCGCGACCAGTTCCTGCATGTTGCGCACCGGCACACCCGGGTTCGCGACCACCAGCATGTGGTTGACCACGGCCATGCCCACCGGGTCGAAATCCTTGAGCGGGTCGTAGGCCAGGGCCGCTGCGTGCGGGCTGATCGTGATGGGCCCTGCCGAGGTGAAGAGCAGCGTGTAGCCATCGGGCGCCGACTTGGCCACGCGCGCCGCGCCGATGCGGCCATTGGCACCGGGCATGTTCTC
The sequence above is a segment of the Hydrogenophaga sp. BPS33 genome. Coding sequences within it:
- a CDS encoding Zn-ribbon domain-containing OB-fold protein, translating into MTSPSGAIESPMGAYQRRLNEGVLAYQYSPKAQRAVFYPRVLCPFTGSADLQWRESRGEGTVHAVTYLYPKGEPPYNVVLVDLDDGFRMMSRVEGNQNVAADQVRIGMRVRVRIRRQDGADAVPFFEPIDAQP
- a CDS encoding ferredoxin, giving the protein MTPQAPSTPRPAIRLRLSANPDLCISAGLCVMASAEVFDQRDLDGAVQLRIAEPPEHLYAQAMAAVNSCPSGAITAEHIES
- a CDS encoding Bug family tripartite tricarboxylate transporter substrate binding protein, translated to MLRRFVSLIPLLFGLSQAALAQTYPSKPITLIVPYAAGGGADRVSRLVGGEMARLMNTTIVVENMPGANGRIGAARVAKSAPDGYTLLFTSAGPITISPHAAALAYDPLKDFDPVGMAVVNHMLVVANPGVPVRNMQELVAAARQSPGKLSYASSGVGGTSHLVGELLKSDAKVQIEHIPFRGDAPAMVEVVAGRVPIGITVLASIEAYLQDDRIRVIGSISETRSPRFPNVGTAAEAGFPNVHTYGWMGFLAPAGIPKPQLQQLNTALNKVLESAETKEKLIAMGAVPKPGTSEELRQYIHNEYTTWGRVIKDSAIKLE